The sequence AGGTATACATACCAACTTTGGTTTTCCGGTGTGCCATAAGAAGACATAAGGACAATAGTACAACCCAGGCGAGTAATTTGAGATAGAATAAACCCCGCATTTTTGTACTTGCAATTCTTGGAAATTGACTGTAttgccttttttcttttagcAGGTGGCagtttatatatattcaatTCTAGataccctttttttttttcgctttTCGCACCTCATCGCTGGAGGTGTTCTTTTGCAGGGATTAAATAAGGTTATCCTTTTTGGCCCAAGCgataaatataaatatgtAGGCTGTTTATAACCCCGCTCGCattcttattatttatatgttATCATAAAGTACACAGGTCATGGTTTGGTTGATGCTTAAGCTTTAATCACGTCTGGCATAAGAGATCTGTAAACTACAACCACCATAATTATaattatttaatttttgaatacaAAAATCTGCATCTACtaaattttcatattctacAACAGCAACACCAGTCGGTTGGCCATTTTCTTGTGGTTTCAACTCCGCGTTATTAATTTTGCCGATAGGTCCAAACAAGTCGAATAAATCACTTCTTGCTGTTGAGAATGGTAAATTACTACAATAAATGAAACAATTTCTATCCCCACCTGGGTTGACACCTTCAGTGAACTTTGCTGCAGTTTCATCAATCTGGACGGTGACATCTTGCACAAGATCTGGTTCAGCATCCCTTGTATCTCCAAGGTCTTCGCGCCCTTGATTATAACGATCATTGTTATTTCTCTTATTGAAACGGCCTTCTCTAACTTCCAAAACTCTACCTTCCACTTCTACACCATTGAATGTATCGATAGCTCTGATCATTTCATCTTTGGTAGGGTAGATGACGGATCCGAATCCTCTTGAAAATCCGTTGAAATCCAATTCAACATCGGCACGTAAGACATGACCACATTCTTTAAACATATCTTTTAAGGATTGCCAATTTATAGAATACGGtaaattgatgatgaataCTTCAAACCCGTTATCTATTTCTTCCCTAGTAGCTTTCTTAGAAAATTCCTTGGCAGCTTCAGGAGGAGGATTATCCTGTCTTACCATTAACTTGCGATCCATGAAAAGCGCACCGTCGAACTTCGATATGGCGTCTTGAACAGATTCGTTATTGGTAAATTCTACAGTCCCCATACCACGGTGATGGCCCTTTGATGTAATAATGTCAGCTTCTACGACTTCGCCCACCGTACCAAACAATTCTTTAAGGTCTTCAGGGGTACAATCGAAGGTTAAGTTTCTCACAAAAATactgttttcaaaatttctcttGGTCGCATCAAATTGCCTTTCTAAGTCTCTTTCAACAATTGGGCCCAAAGTACGACCCCTACCGCCACCGCGTCCCCCTCTGAATGATCTGTTTCCCCCTCTACCACCACGGCCTCCTCGGCGAGGAGGCCAGTTTCTATCATCGTGGTAACGGCTGCCACCGTAACTTTGGTCGTATCGATCATTGAAACGGGAGCCTCGGTCACGTCTCTGGCGACGATTGCCATTATCACTATTTCTACTAATATCGTTATAATCATCGTATCTGTCGCGATCATCGCTCAAACGACGACGTACAGGTGATCTTGATCTACTCCTATCATTGCCGTACATTCCTAGTTCTCTTTCCATCTTGGCGAAAAAATGCAGCTGATGtttgtttccttttcgCCCAAAGCTTATTTCTATTGGGAAATCCTCAATATAATCGAATTCTTTCaagttttcattttttttcaatttttttcattttgaagtgaaaaaatcacATCCGACGAAAACAATAACGACAAACATTATGAGAAGAACTCACGTCATGTAGCAATTATTAACCAACATCGCTATTTCCTTGCTAGGTTGGCCGAAATCGTTGGCGAAGGAAGTACTAGGCGGCGGGTGACTTCTGTCTCCTTGTCCACTTCTTCTTCGCCGTCAAATCGAAGCCTGCAAGTGCCGTCTCTCTTGGTTCCGATGACAATTGCAGGATAAAAAGTAGTAGTTTCAGGATATCTTGCCAGAACCTTAGTACCTGGCGGGTAGTTTTTGGTGGGAAATCCTGGTGGGATCAACAATAATTCCTTCCAATTACATTTATAGACCTTGCCTGAATTGCCTAATTCATCAGGTTCAGGGTCTCTCACTTCAAACCGTGTACCATCTGCTACTATTTTGAGCACTTCACATTGTATCCATTCGCCATCGGCACTGCCCCTTCTGGGTTTATAAGCAACCTCCGAGCCCACCAAAATAGGTGCATTTGGATTGTACTCACTGGTCCAGTACGATCTGCCAACTTTCCCCACAGCTTTTTTGCCTTGCGACGATGGCATACCCGTCccttctccttcttctaTATCTTCAGCATTTTCCTCACTCTTTTCCTCTCGTGGCTGATTCAACATTAAGGACAAATTGGAACGCACATTGTCAAGGATGCGGTGCACTCTGTTGACGTTTTCCATGTGTTCTTGAAAAGTGGTGAGATGCAATTGCAGCTGATCCTTTGACATATTAAGGAAGTTTAGTTTTTTCGTTTGCAAGTCATCATCGAATGGAATGACCTCGTTAGCATTGTATATGTCTTGCAAGGATGACACCACAACATCCCAATATCCGTCCATAATAAGAAAGGTGACCGTGTGTTTTACTATGAAAAACTCCCCCCCACTTAGAGAAGCCACCAAGGTATTGTGTCTTTAACCTTTTTCGTATCTGGCAAAATCGAAGAGGAAAgcaaaaaaccaaaaaaaaaaaataatttagTAACGCGTCACCTCGTACAAACGTACAAGTATAGCAACTTATGAGTAGATAGGCTCATGATTATAGATACGTTATATAGATGTATAGAGAAGGATCCCGAGGGTGACTGCTAGGCCAAGAGACTAACCAGGTGGCAGTTGAGAAATGTCGACGATTTCGCTGATcttttcgtcttcgtcgGCAGCTTCTTCGGTGCTTGTCTTCAATGGAGTCCTTGGCAATGCCATCATACCGCTTCTTGCACACTCTAGGACACCGAATGGCTCAACCAACTTTAAGAAGGCAGAGATACGTGTGGGTTTCGCAGATAATTCCACGATACAGCTTGTTTCGCTGATGTCAACGACACGACCTCCGAAGTTGTTGATCAAGTTGGTGATATCGTTCAAATGCTCGTGCTTCAACCTTAATACTTCACTGGCGGGCAAGTTTGCAGGATGAAATTGCTTTTCTCTGATTTCGGCGACCAATTCTTGGGAGTCGGCGGCGCCAGCATTGGTGGAGGTGTGGTGGTGCAATAGTagatcttcaaaatattcagTACCCAATAGAGAGATTCTGGCCATGACTAGCTCTCTTTTAATGATCTCGGAATTGGTATAGTCTAGGACGGCATAAACGGGGACCAAGTCTTCGATTTGTCTGCGTGCTTGCTCAATGACGCCGTCTTGTCCTTGCAAGACAATGGTCATTCTACTTAGATCTTTGACCTCAGTATTGCAAACGACCAACGAATCAATGTTAAAGCCTCTGGCAGCTAACGTACCCGAGACCCTGGACAAGACACCGGGTTCATTTTGCACCAAACAGTTCAAGACATGTTGTTTTCTTGGTTGACGGGAAGGTGCTGGTGTCTCGTAAATGATGGATGAAACGGCGCTGTTGGCATTCCAGGAAGGAGTGTCTAATGTGGGCAAGGGGGGCCTTGCTGCGTGTCTGTGCATCTGCTTGTAAGCCAACGCGGAGGTCGACGAGGAACTGCAACGCACCATAGTGGCACATGAAGAAGCAACCACTTTGCGGTGGCCGCTTTGCAATAACGATCTCAGCATTAGAAAGACTGGGTTAGTGAGCTCAGATGTTTCCGGAGGTTCTGTATATACAAACTATGTACTTCGATATATACCATTCTCCGTTCTTCGTTTGGTAGAAgttagaaaatattttttgttttcgaTGCCATTTCGGCGATGCGAAAGAAAGTGAGTCACGATAACGGTGAGGTGATTCGTTGGATATGCCATCGCACAAGGAATTGCTGGCGTGCTAACTCACGTCCTTGCTTAACAAAAGTATCGAGGGGGATGGTGCCACGGTGCAGCATCCTAGATAGACACTCAATGGTGTCTGTGAGAGCGTAGTCCTTGGCAACGAGGTTGTACAACTGATTGAGTCCATCTGTTTGTGCTATTGCTATAGAGTTCACGTCCTCGTCGTCGACACGCGACGTGGAGCCAAACTGTTGGACTTTGGCCCTTTCGGCGGTCAGGCTGTCTATCTGCGCATTTAGCGAGTGCATGGTCTGCTCGATAGCCTGCTCAACGGCTCGTAGATGGTTCTTGTCGACGGCGATCATTTCATGAAATCTGGCGACAGATTCTTGCATAATGGTCTGTCTCGTCAGTATCTTGTCCGCTACATAGCCTATATCCTCTCTGTATAACTCATTGACTACGGATTGTAAGTTTTGTAGCATTTCGTGATGGTTGGTTAGGGAAATATCCGTATTGTCCATGTCCATAAGGTCCAGTGCGTTGGATGGCGGTTGAGGTGGTGGAGGTGGAGGCAATGGCGGTTTTAAGTGTGAGGACTTGGGCTTCGGGGGTAGTGGGGGAGTGGTTCGCGCCAGTTGGAGCTGTGTGTTGGGTTTGGGCGGTAGACTGGGCACGCGATCTTCCGCCGGCTCATTTAAGAGACTGATTAATTCTTGTACGACCATTATAAGGTTCATCGCGGCAGGATCCCAACAGTCGACTATAGGCAGTGCGATCCAGCCATTAGAGTTAatgtatttttgaatgGGCAAGGAACTACTGATGGTGTTCATGTCGAAATTTTCCAAGTCTATACTTATAAAGGGAGGTTTTACCGGGTACATACTAGGCACCCACATGATCACAGGGATGCTATTAGGAGATGAGCCATTCCCACCAGTTCCAACGGTACCATATATGGATAACAGCAATTGCGGAGTGCCGTCGGAGTGCGTAAATACCCTTGTTCTTGGCCTTAAACTATGGAAATTGTCCAGTAGCGCCAAAGAATCGTGGAAAGTTGTTCTTCCGTCGTTATAAATGGGCTGGATGACCTTGAACAGCCAATTGACCACTGCCTCGGGAACAGAGATCTTGCCGTTTGCAGACATCGTTGCTCTTTACTCCCTCCCTTTTCTTGACCGTCATGATATTAACTGCTCACAAAATTTTACCGTGGGTTTTTATTCTCGCTCTGTGAAAAAAGACTACTACATTTTTTGACCTTTTATCTATACTTTAAGAAACAAAGGACCAACGaataataaagaacaaagagCAATGAGTAGTTTGTATGTGTCATAATATCTTCTATCCGCTTCCCTTtcccttcttcttcctctacTAACTCGTCTGTGTGTCCAATTTAGCTATACTGTTGTTGGTGTATTCATAGTGGTTAGTGCCATGTCCGTGCTGTTCTGGATAATGGCCCCAAAGAACAACCAAGCGTATGTGCAACCTTTTTTTACGATGTGGTCCCGTATTACCAGTTTACGTTTTCTTTCCTACTAACAAGAGTTTGTCTGTCTTTTTTATCATGTAGTGTTTGGAGGAGTACAGTGATTTTGACATTGGCCATGATGTTTTTGATGTGGGCCATTACGTTTCTATGCCAGCTCCATCCCTTGGTGGCTCCACGCCGGTCAGATTTGAGACCTGAGTTTGCAGAATAAAGCGTCGAGTATATCAAGCCAAGTGACGTTTCCTGagtataaaaaaaaaataagcaaAATAAGtatacataaaaataaatacgAATAGAAATATAGTGGCATCTAAACAACCCAgagttttttgaaaaacatagTGAGTATATATTGATAGACAACAACACGATCTTTGAAATGAGACACCGTATACGGTTGTATCAAAATGTGTAAACGGGCCATTTCAAAGCTTGATCTTCTCCATAATTAGAACCCATGTCCCGTGGATGCGTTGTAAAAGGACATGAGGCAGAAACAGGAGTGTGATATATTTGCATGTGCAAGTTGGCAACACACTGCACGGAGCACGCGTGTGTACATATACTTATGTGATCCACCGTACCGCTGCTGtgttttgttgttgctcAACCCTTGCTGCTAATGATCATGGTGAAATTGATGAATGAAATAAagtgatttcttctttctttatatcGAGAAatctcaagaaaaaaaaaaataaaaaaattcgagAGCTGCCGGGTGAGCAACGACTAGAAGAAGCAACCATTTAGGGCTTCATCAGCAACTGTAGAAGGAAGAAGCAGGTATATAACTGGCCGCAAGTATGTTTGTGGTGGATTGGAGCGTGCAGTTATGCATAGGAGTGATGGCTCCTCTCTTCCGTGCCCTCGTGCAACTGCCTTTGTCAATTTTCGTATGGAATGGGTTCCAGCTTGTGGCATTGCCTATCAATATTCCACTGAGGTTATTTCTGGGAACGTCGCTGAACCGTTTAGTTGCGCATACAAGCACAGTAGACTTCTATGTAGTTTTGACGTTGTTTCAGTATTTAGCTGTGCTATGTGCTTTTGGCAGTATAATAGGGCTCATCTTCGGATTCGTGTTGGGTGTGTTCCACTCAATCTGCGGGGTACCCAGTGTATACATCAGTCTAGAATGGAAACGGTGGTTTGCGCCGGTACGTACGGTCCTTGAACGTGCCTCCAATACTATTGTCAACATCATGCGAGGACAAACCATTGCACCAATACCTATGCCTAAGCCTAAGCCCATGCATACATCAAATTCTAGCAAGAAACAATTCCATGATGAGGTTGGAGTTGATGATACGACCATAACACATGATGCTAACGGCTATATCACCCCTTGCCAAACGCCTACTAACGAAAAAATCCAGCATTATAATAATGATTCATTCAACACGACCACCACAGACGACGAACCCACTGATATTTGGGATAGATCCGACACCTACCAAAACTCATTTGCCACCAATGAAACTTTGATGTCTCTCTCTAACAGAGCTAAACTTCGAAGAAATATTAGTGATGCGGACATCGTTAATATAAAGATTTTACGAAGGAATTCTAGGTGACGTTGCAATTACTTCTTCTCAGTACTAATAAGTGAAAAATCGAAATATATTGAGTACctaattatttttttttaaataagtTCCCCATTATAACCTTTtagcatatatatattttcttttctcttctctCTTCTGTTTTCTGTTTGTAACTCATAGGTGAGGAGGAAaacataaataaaaatgtagGAACATAAGGACAAATTGTTAAGATTCACGCCCGAGTTTTCCCAAAAGCAACCCTTACAAGAAAGTAATACAGTGTAGGACAATTAGCTTGCTCATAATTGCTAATAGCATACTCAGGATAACGTATATTAATGACGACTCGTTTGCTCCAGCTTACTCGTCCTCATTACAGATTATTATCCTTACCTTTAAAGAAAGCCTTCAATATACAAAGGCAGATGTCTTTTACGGGCCCTTCTCCGTTTAACAGTTATTTAAACACGATCACTAAATCCCTACAACAGAATTTACAAACatgctttcattttcaagcGAATGAAATCGATATTATCGAATCTCCATCGCAATTTTACGACCTCTTGAAGTCAAAAATACTTAGTTCACAAAATAGAATATTTATTGCGTCTCTATATTTAGGCAAAAGCGAGACTGAGTTGGTGGACTGTATATCTCAGGCATTGTCCAAGAACCCCAAtttaaaagtttcttttctactCGATGGTCTTCGAGGAACAAGAGAATTACCTTCCACCTGTTCCGCCACTTTGTTATCGTCACTAGTGGCCAAATATGGGTCACAAAGAGTGGATTGCCGATTGTATAAGACTCCTGCTTACCGTGGTTGGAAAAAAGTCTTGGTTCCTAAAAGATTTAATGAAGGTTTAGGCTTACAACATATGAAAATATATGGGTTTGATAATGAGGTCATTCTTTCAGGTGCCAACCTTTCCAACGACTATTTTACCAACAGACAAGACAGATACTATCTCTTTAAATCTAGGAACTTCTCCAATTACTATTTTAAATTACATCAACTTATAAGTTCCTTCAGTTATCAGATTGTGAAGCCAATGATGGATAATCATGTCAACATTATTTGGCCAGATTCGAACCCTACT comes from Saccharomyces paradoxus chromosome III, complete sequence and encodes:
- the LDB16 gene encoding Ldb16p (similar to YCL005W) — its product is MFVVDWSVQLCIGVMAPLFRALVQLPLSIFVWNGFQLVALPINIPLRLFLGTSLNRLVAHTSTVDFYVVLTLFQYLAVLCAFGSIIGLIFGFVLGVFHSICGVPSVYISLEWKRWFAPVRTVLERASNTIVNIMRGQTIAPIPMPKPKPMHTSNSSKKQFHDEVGVDDTTITHDANGYITPCQTPTNEKIQHYNNDSFNTTTTDDEPTDIWDRSDTYQNSFATNETLMSLSNRAKLRRNISDADIVNIKILRRNSR
- the STP22 gene encoding ubiquitin-binding ESCRT-I subunit protein STP22 (Component of the ESCRT-I complex~similar to YCL008C) translates to MSANGKISVPEAVVNWLFKVIQPIYNDGRTTFHDSLALLDNFHSLRPRTRVFTHSDGTPQLLLSIYGTVGTGGNGSSPNSIPVIMWVPSMYPVKPPFISIDLENFDMNTISSSLPIQKYINSNGWIALPIVDCWDPAAMNLIMVVQELISLLNEPAEDRVPSLPPKPNTQLQLARTTPPLPPKPKSSHLKPPLPPPPPPQPPSNALDLMDMDNTDISLTNHHEMLQNLQSVVNELYREDIGYVADKILTRQTIMQESVARFHEMIAVDKNHLRAVEQAIEQTMHSLNAQIDSLTAERAKVQQFGSTSRVDDEDVNSIAIAQTDGLNQLYNLVAKDYALTDTIECLSRMLHRGTIPLDTFVKQGRELARQQFLVRWHIQRITSPLS
- the ILV6 gene encoding acetolactate synthase regulatory subunit (Regulatory subunit of acetolactate synthase~similar to YCL009C) produces the protein MLRSLLQSGHRKVVASSCATMVRCSSSSTSALAYKQMHRHAARPPLPTLDTPSWNANSAVSSIIYETPAPSRQPRKQHVLNCLVQNEPGVLSRVSGTLAARGFNIDSLVVCNTEVKDLSRMTIVLQGQDGVIEQARRQIEDLVPVYAVLDYTNSEIIKRELVMARISLLGTEYFEDLLLHHHTSTNAGAADSQELVAEIREKQFHPANLPASEVLRLKHEHLNDITNLINNFGGRVVDISETSCIVELSAKPTRISAFLKLVEPFGVLECARSGMMALPRTPLKTSTEEAADEDEKISEIVDISQLPPG
- the SGF29 gene encoding Sgf29p (Component of the HAT/Core module of the SAGA, SLIK, and ADA complexes~similar to YCL010C) — protein: MDGYWDVVVSSLQDIYNANEVIPFDDDLQTKKLNFLNMSKDQLQLHLTTFQEHMENVNRVHRILDNVRSNLSLMLNQPREEKSEENAEDIEEGEGTGMPSSQGKKAVGKVGRSYWTSEYNPNAPILVGSEVAYKPRRGSADGEWIQCEVLKIVADGTRFEVRDPEPDELGNSGKVYKCNWKELLLIPPGFPTKNYPPGTKVLARYPETTTFYPAIVIGTKRDGTCRLRFDGEEEVDKETEVTRRLVLPSPTISANLARK
- the GBP2 gene encoding single-stranded telomeric DNA-binding/mRNA-binding protein (Poly(A+) RNA-binding protein~similar to YCL011C) yields the protein MERELGMYGNDRSRSRSPVRRRLSDDRDRYDDYNDISRNSDNGNRRQRRDRGSRFNDRYDQSYGGSRYHDDRNWPPRRGGRGGRGGNRSFRGGRGGGRGRTLGPIVERDLERQFDATKRNFENSIFVRNLTFDCTPEDLKELFGTVGEVVEADIITSKGHHRGMGTVEFTNNESVQDAISKFDGALFMDRKLMVRQDNPPPEAAKEFSKKATREEIDNGFEVFIINLPYSINWQSLKDMFKECGHVLRADVELDFNGFSRGFGSVIYPTKDEMIRAIDTFNGVEVEGRVLEVREGRFNKRNNNDRYNQGREDLGDTRDAEPDLVQDVTVQIDETAAKFTEGVNPGGDRNCFIYCSNLPFSTARSDLFDLFGPIGKINNAELKPQENGQPTGVAVVEYENLVDADFCIQKLNNYNYGGCSLQISYARRD
- the VMA9 gene encoding H(+)-transporting V0 sector ATPase subunit e (similar to YCL005W); the protein is MAPKNNQAVWRSTVILTLAMMFLMWAITFLCQLHPLVAPRRSDLRPEFAE